CCAACAGGCATTTGAGCTGAAGTGCAGAAGAAATGAGCACAAGAAAGGATTAGTTCTTGCTCCACTTTACAATAGCCATGCAGGGACAGCAGTAGGGGTATGCAGACTGCAGCTCTAGTGCGTGGGAAGTGCTGTCTTCAGGACTCTCTCTGGGATTTATTCAACTGGAGGTCACCAAGTCCTggctctcccttcccaccttTGGGAGTATGAGTAGGAACTTGCAGTAACAAAATgtattaaatgtattaaaatgaCATAATAAGCTATTCCTGACCAAAAGGGGCACAATAAGTCCTGCTGTGTCTCTAAAGATGTTTTATAAAGGGCAGAATCACACTGGCTTTGTGAGAAGAAAGCTGCTTATAGCGATCTGATCTGAAGCCAAGAGTTGCAGTGCAGGATGCTGCCTATGGGTTCTTGCAGAAAGCAGACTGGGCAGTCACCCTTTGTCTTTAGTGTGCCCAATCAAAAGTTTTTGAGGTATAGAAATGAGAGCTTaaagaaaaattgtcttttaGGATCAAGTCTGAGCCGTCTTGGAATGAAAGGGCAACAAAGTGTTCCTGAGAGGGAGCAGTTCCCTGCAACAATATCCAATACATTATCCTCACCAATCATTGTTTGAAAAGGATAATGTTATAAGCCTACCTGAAAGCAGAGGTTACAGGCCAGGAACAGTAGAATTGTGTAGCCTTCCAAGTATGAATCACATCACTAACCATTTTTCCCTAAAGGGAGAAAAGTAAGAAGATAGATAAGTAAGATAATAATGACTACTTCTTAAAGTGCAGTTAACTAATAATCATTTACATTTCTTCTGCTGGAAGCAAAGCTAAtgtttctttcctccctctggCAGTGATCTGTCCTAAGTTTAAGGCTGACTTAAAAGAATCTGTTCCAGGCTGCCAATACTGGGGTGCCTTTGTTTGCAAGTCAGtcctgctggccctgcctggcACCTCTCCTCTCTCTCGATGGTGTGCTGGCTGCTCTCCAGAGACATCACTTGGGCTGCTCACTCTCCTTGCATCTTCAGCATCTGATTTGGCCAAGTCCCACAACCCAGATTCACTGTCATTATTCTGAGGTTTGGGAACGACTGTTTGTACAGCACAATAAATTCAGGGAAAACTCTTTAGTGGCTGCTAGAAAATTCTGAGCCTAGTCTCATCTTGCCTTTTCAGGCCTCTAATGTCTGCATCCCAGTCCTGGAGTTGCTACCTTCTGTCTGGCACAGTGTTATCTGGCCTCCTCTTCAGTATGCTCTAGGAGTTACTCACCTTTCTCTATCTAATGAATATACTTGcctttttaacaaaaatgctTCACAAATATGATAGAACAGTACAGACAGAACAAATATGTTTCAAGGTGTCCCATGGATATTTCTTGCTTATTCCCTCTTTGCTCCACCGGTTGTCAACATAGTGTTCCTTCTCGTTTTAGATCCAAGCTCATCTTGAATTTTGAGAAGATCTATAAATGTTTTGCATTCATTTCAGGCCTTATCCAGGATTACAAATATATCTCTGAACTTTTTAGAACAGCAATAATGCTGGTGCTTGGTTGAAAACTGAGTGAAGTTTTCTGAAGCAACTGTCCTCTTCTTAGaaatatacaaagaaaaaatcacaTCTCTCCATATTGTGAAACCATGTGGGAGAGAAAACAATCCTAGCCAcgggtttgtttttctgtttgtttcttttcagatcTTGCAAGCCTTGAAAACTTTTCAAAAAGAGCTAGAAATTTACTTTTCTTAATGGCAGATTAATGCATCTTTAAATTGGGCATTGGGGATAGGACATATTCAAGAGACTTAGTATTACGAATGGTTATCTCTGACCATAATAATTTAGGATGTAGTAATTTACATTAATTACTATGAGGTTTTAAATGATCTGTTACTCAGCAGtaaaaggctgggaagtgttcTAATGTTGTAATAAATACAGGGCTTACTCCGCTAAGAACATGGTAGAAGGTACATCACTGTTTTAATAGGTGAGTTTGCAAACAGGTACACACAGAACATAAAGGTCTATAACAAGAAGGACAAGTGCATAAATCCACACCTCCTATTGCCTACAGAAGGAAATACTTGGCAGTTTTATAACACTTGGAGCTGGTGGGTGGTTGATTCTGGGAAAAGCTAAAGACTTTCCTTGCCTTGGTACTGAAACTGATATTAAATATAAGCTTTTTTCTGGATGTCGAATTATGCAAAttaaacaaacaagaaaaaaaaaaaaacaaaacccaaacaaaaaccagacaaacaaaTGCCAAAATGCTGTATAGTAAGAGCACTCTGAACTGCTGTGTTTATGTTGTGAAGTTCATGTGTCACGAAGACCCAGGGACTGTTTCATCTTTTAAGGAGGCtggcattttaaattaattttcttgcagGAATATCTTTCAGAGTTACTTCATTAACTTTGATAttaatttttgctgtatttcagagCAGATAACAATAGCCTTCACAGTGTCCATGGTGATTGGACTGGTGATTGGAGGGATCATCTGGGCATTTTTCACCTGCTTGTCCCGTCGCAGAGCTAGTGCCCACATTTCCCAGGGGAGCCCCTCAGCCTTCAGCCGTCGGTCCAGACCTTCATCCCATGGCCACACTGCCGGCAGGACTGGATTTTACCGCAACAGCAGCTGCGAGCGTCGGAGCAACCTCAGCCTGGCCAGCCTCACCTTCCAGCGGCAAGCCTCCTTGGAGCAGGCCAACTCTTTCCCCAGGAAGTCAAGTTTCCGTGCATCCACCTTCCACCCTTTTCTGCAGTGTCCTCCCCTCCCCGTGGAGACAAACAGTCAGCTGATCACCCTCACTCCCACAAACACCACCACAACCCTTGTGGGAAGCACCACCAACAGCTTGAGTCGACCTGAATTCCACTGGTCTAACAACAACCTCCGCATCTGCCACTCCACGCAAACCCCACCTCCCGCCTATGAAACCATCATAAAAGCTTTCCCAGAATCCTGAGCTTCGTCCTTGCTGCAAACACATATGTGCATTTTAGGAGGAACCTCAATTATCTCAACAATTTTCCGTGCATGATGAAGATCTCTGAGAAGTCTCCAGCTGCAGTTGCAGAGGGGACGTACTTTGCCAAGAGGCATGTAGCAGTGATTTCATGGATCCCAACATCCCACTGTCTGAGAGATCACTTGTCTTTGCACTGCTGGCTTTTATTTACTGCTCTATTGTATGCTTGTATATTTATAGTGTTATATCTTTAATTGCAGCCATTGTCTCTTTATTTTAGAGGGAAAAACGCTGCCACATAAAAACGAAATAATTTCTTGAAGAAACAAATGATACTAGAGATTACTGATACACACAGCACATCAATGCAAATTtcactgttcctttttttttttaagaagttttgATTTTACGTGTTTTCCCAAGGATGTTACATTTTCAGAGAGCACCTCCCATTCGCCACCTTCTTGCTATAACCCCAGAAGAGCGTCAGTCTGAGGAACCTTAAATGCAGACCTCGTAGAGGATGCAGTCCTGGCTGCTACAGACATCCTGTTCTGTTGATTGCAAAGATCTGATCTGAAAAGACTCCATATTAGGGATGCTTGTTTAAAATTCCCCacagtgtggaaaaaaattgtgacATATATGAAGCTTCATGCAGAAAGTTTTGAACAACCCACTAAACGCATGATAACAATTATAAAGAGTTTTCCATCTGCAGTCAGCAGAACAAGTAGTCACATTTTAATACCCAGTGAGGCTGTATGGGCAGAACTCctcatgtttcatttttctagTTCTGGTTATCCAGATAAGCAGTATGAATGAcaactattttttaattaagtttccTGATTTCCTATGGGATTAGTCATTTCCTTATTTCAAATTGTTTTCCTCAAATTGTACCAgcatttaattctttcttttattcaCTGAAATCTTGTCTTTCACTAAAACAAGATTTCAGACATCTATGGCTGAATATTGGGATTATAGAATGAATTGGGCTATGAAGATAAAGAGGAAGTATTTAGTTGAGGCTTACATATATTCTTGACTTTTATATGTGTATCATGCCAAGCTAACCCCTGGCTTAGTAGAGACTAATTGCACTGATGTGACAAAATGTTCAGGATTTGGAAATAACAGAGACAAATGGGACCCGAATGAAGTCTTATTGTATCAGTTTCCTGTTAAATATTGCATGTTCAAATTAAGGGTAAAGAATTTCCACAAGCAGAGGAGCTGTCCACACTCCACACTTGCAAATATGCCTGTTGTTTCTAAGAGGCTTGGGCAGCACCAGCCTCAGGACTCCTGATTCTGAGGGGCTTCTGTAGGGAGAACAAGTTCTCGTCTTCTGGGAGGGACAAAGATTCAGCAGCTTCTGAGAATGGGAAAAATGCTTATCATCTTCCAGGTTTTCCAGGCTTTTGGAGATGGGCAGCATGCATCCCTTTGCTGAGCTCAACATCCCTCAGGAAGCACTGGCATTGATCTCTGAACCGCAGTATTCCAGCCCAATATTCATCCATTCGCAAATAACTCTACAAACATTGAGCTTACAAGCAATACTTACTGTAAACAACAAGTATTCCTTATTGTAAAGgcaaattattttgcatttatttactGACTGGAtttcattgtttcatttttagtgTGCAACACATCTGGAGAGATGCATGTCATTGCTAGAAGAACAACCATTTACAGAGTTTACAGAGCATTTAATTCCAGACACTATGGGTTCTAGCACACCCAGAACTTGCTGATAAGACTGTTACACTGCATTTGGCTGATCACAGGCTACAGACTTAAAATAATAGACCtctgaaggaaggaagaaagaaaaaaagttatttcattcattaataattttttttcatctagaGTTTTTCTGAGTCTGGTGAATATCATTGCATGCAAAAGTATGTTCAAAGTGTCCTTGCTATAGAGTAGGTGATGCAGCCTATTCTAACCTGCCTACAAAAAGTAGAATTCAAGCTTTCTCCCTTTGTTTAGAGGGTTTGATGGACTGTGGAAGAGAGAACTTACCAGCTTTGGACCCACTGTGCACCCAGCTGGCCAAAGCTGCTTGTCCCTTGAGAGTGACATCATTTTAGATGAGTAAATTTTTACTTCTGGATTTTTAGTGCACATTACATTACAGTAGAACTTTCCACAGCATAATTATTACACAATTATTACTTGTATTACACTGTATCTAGTAAACAATGTAAAGAGGAAAGCTTAAatgtactgtatttttttttctcctgaaatctGTACTGGATATCAAAACATTTCTTATATGCCCTGGATTAGGGAGACTAAAACCACAGATGTTTGATGCATAACCAGTATGACTGTCAGATGCCTAAAACTTGTTTTCAcatctgaaataaatgttttccaaGCATTCGGGAAGCTTCAGAATATGGAATAAAGTTAGATGCTATAAACTCAATctcatgttttttctttgtgataAAAAAAGTGACTTGCATAAAAGATCCTTTAAAGGCAAGAGTATTATCTTTAATTATACAAGCTGATACAGTTAGAAATGTGAATGAGGACTTGCTCCTGCCTTTGCTTCTGTGGGgaaacaccccaaaactgaAGATGCTATTTGAAGTCAGGGTCAGAATTTACCATATGAGAACACCGTCAAAGGATTACAAGTGAGAAGGTCTCTCACAACTAACAGTGCTTACAGGTATTAAATCCACTGGTTTATAAGTGCTTCAGCTTCAATTCACATTGTGTTTGAGCAAATGCTTGCTTTAAGCAAAAGGGCAATCACTATAAGGTTCATGCTTAAATGGACTCATGCACATTTTATTGCATTATGACCAAAGCACACTGCACAGGATCAACCCCCAAATTAACTCTGGGATTCAGAAATCATTGTGTGTTcaatatgcaaaaaaattatatctgcTTAAAGAAATCatcttttatttcaatttaaaatactagaaagaagagctgaatttaaaaagaaaagtgttcCTGAAGATTTAAAGATTTCAGAGCATTCACAAGCATGAATTAAACTTGACAATTATTTTGCATGTAATACAATTAAAATGGTGCTCCCAGAATCACATAGGGACTGATAGGTAGAACTTTGATCAACATCCAGATATCCTGACACCTTGTTCTGAGTAAGCAGAACTACTTCTCCTCTTCATAGAGAAGCACTTCCTGTTATTGTCCATGTCCACAAAAAGAGTCACTCCAGTGATGGGTTCATATAGAAGGCAAAACTTGACAGCTCTTTGTTTGAGAATATTTATGTTCCATCTTATTTACAAAAGTAGCTCATGCTATATTCCTTGACCTTTCCCCACTGAAGAGCTGCTGATCACCTCTTCAGACAGCTACTGATTACCGTACTGTAACACACTGAACATGCAGTGTTTTTGCCAAATCACATTTTTAGAGTTCACTTGTAATTTATCGTGAAGTTTTTGAGTCATCTCAACGTCCATTCTTAAGTACAAACTGAAAACTCTGCTTACTGGAAATATCCTCTCAGAGGTGAAATGACACATGCCAGATCCCCGATCTATAAGCATTTGATAAAATTAGGTGATGTCTATGACGCAGTACAGCTtctggggtaaaaaaaaaaaaaaaaaaaaaaaaaaaaaagaaagaaaatactaattgGAAATTTACCGAGTCCAGAGCAGactaaagaaaacagcattgataaaatttcaaaatgctgaGAATAGTACTTTAGAAACTAAACATACAAAGTCTTAAAACTCAGGGAAAATACCTGTATCTTCATTTGGGTCTCTTAATAAAAGTAAGTTTTCAAAGGGTTTGAATGTTTGGAGTTCCTGTATGACTTTGTTGGGATATTTTTGAATACCAAAAAGGATGACAAGATCCTAATCTCTTTTTCAATCTAATATAATTATTGGCTACAATTTACTGAGGATTTTTCATCCAGCTAGACTAGAGAGTTCTGAGAAAACTACTTCAGCACTCAGTAGGTGAACtactgctggcagcagctcttcctgaAGCACACAAAGCAACAAACTGCCTCACACTGTAGCAGCTGCAACACCAGTGACTCCACTAAGGATTTCTGGCCTCATTGTGCCAGGTGGGATCTGTGCATTACTCCGTGCTTTTGCCCTCAAACAGTTTGCAGATTAAGGAAGTAACTTAGGAGGGGTCTGGTTTGTGTGTCTCGTTTCTGCTTTTGACTTCTGTGGAAGGTTTTGGCTTCCATCAGATTTCTGACGACACTAGTGCATGACTGTGGCAATGCCTGATGGGCATGCACTGGATTGAGGAGCTATTTCAGTGAACATGTTTCCTGTCTGCATTCCCAGAGACATTCTGCATCAGAGACATGTTTTCATCTATTTAGCAGCAGAATCAAGTGATTGTGTGCTGAGGGCTGTGAAGGGGCAGTTGCCCTATTTTAGAGCAAGGAGCTCTTTTAAACAAGAGTAGCTTAATCATGAAAGGGATTACGCATAGTGATGGGACTGAGATAGCAGGAAATTGGATTTGCTGATTTAGGACATAACTGTCTGATGTGCCTATGACTAGGAACAGTACAGAAAGGCACTGGAATGCAAAATTATCCCTGTCTAGTTCATGTAGGACCTGCATCCATATCAATCCACTTTATTTTATAGCAGCATGTTGATGTGTACAAAGGAAGGATGCTGCTTCTCTCTTGTTCCAACTTAAGAAGAGCACAAATCACAGCTGGCAGTGATACGCATTTCTTTGACATGTATGGAGAAGTTGCTCATGATAAATTGCACATTGAAATAGGATGAATCCCCTAGACTGACTAGTCTAGGGCTtgagcacagggagaggcaaGCAGGAGTCTCATTTTCTGTCCATGTTTCTGTACTTTATATTCTGGTGAtcttttaaagttgtttttttttaataggaggGACCAATTCCATTTAAACCTTTTCTAGAGAgattgtagattttttttttctcctttagtgCTTCTCCATTTAGTTCCATAGTAAGCTCCCTCTGTGGGTAAGCATGAtgataaaaatacacaaatctTCACTCTATCCCATTCTTTTGTTGTTCTGCCAGAACTTTCTTACGCAGAAAATCACTTTGAGGAATTGATTGATTTGTGTGTGATAAGCTCTCTAGCTCTAGTTTGCCAGCATCAAAGgactgatctttttttttccctttttctttccctaatcTCTTGGGCAAATTTCATGGAAAGATACAGACACCTTTTTGTCAGTACTAAGTGGCAGACATCATTTAGCAAAATTTTGAATTGCCTTGCAAAATTCTCATAACTCCACAACACATTAATTCATAATGCAGATATTTTGGATCATTTTGGGTAATATAAAACTTCTATAAAAACTTCTATAAAAATTCCTGCATGCACAAGAACATATTTTTTGGGTACTTATACATACACTAAATTAAATCTCTCAAAGCTTCTAAATGCTTCTAGGCATTGAATCACTTCTGAAAAGGAAACTGAACATTAAATATGTTTCTACATCATGTAATCATGATGAAATGATGTTTGAAATGTATtagcttaaaaaataattaaactgtCTCTGATACAccaaagcattttcaaatttttatcaCTTTCACCAATACATGGAACCTGCTCTAGGCCAGAGAGATATTCccaataaaaccaaaaatatatgagaaaaataagAGCTGTGAAAGCTCATTGTAGATTGACAGGATTCAACTAATCCAAATGCATTGGAGAATGGCAGATTTACCATGACGTTGCAAAATAAGGCAAGCGAGAGTGTTTTTAATATCGAGACAGTGTTCCTGAAAGACGCCTGAAATGGTCTTTCCTGATCATTCCCTGATCCATAACAAAGCTTATGCATCTGCATGCCTTCTCACAGACGTTTTATAGGTACTGAAGGCTAGATGTCATCACATACCTTTAAGTGCATTTTCGCAGTTCACAGAGGTATAAATAGATGTTCCTGCTTCATTCAAAGCACCTGTAAGACATTAAATGGCTAGGTGATTTAAAAGCTGCTTCCAGTGCCGGGCAttacaaagatttaaaaataaaccaagaatGTTTCAGACAATCTTGTTGCGCTTGATGTTGTACTCAAAATCTGAGTCATTAGTGATCAAAGAGTTTCAAGTATaactgtttatttaaaagtacAACAGGAcagttgtgctggttttgcctgGGGTTGCTTAATTGTCTTCACAGTACTAGCATGGGGATAttttttggatttgtgctgaacacagggctgataacagagatgttttttgttactgctgagcacGGCTTACACAGAGCCtaggccttttctgctttcatacTGCCACACTGGCAAGGGGGTGGGGGTGCACAGGAGGTTGGGAAGAGACACGTCCAGGACAGGTGCCCAAACTGACCCAGGGGATAATCCAGACCATATTGTATCATGTTCAGAATATAAagtggggaggaaagggggaTTTTTGGAGTGATGGCGTTTGTCTTCCCTAGTAACTCTTATCTGTGATGgggtcctgctctcctggggatgcctgcccatgggaagcagtggaTTAATTCCCGGTTTTGCTTTGCGCAGTTtctgctttccctattaaactgtttttatctcaaaCCATGAGTTTTCTACCTTTTACccttcagattttctccctgatcctgctgttGGGGGTGTGAGTGAGGGTCTGAATGGGCTTTGGTTGCCAGCTGGGTTAAACCCCTACAGtgaatcaaaagaaaataagaaatatacTGTATTATATATTGCTGTACTTAAGGGGTAGATTTGCAAATGTGATATGCTAGACACACAACTGAGAGCCTTGCTACACAAGCTCAATCCAGCAAAAACTTGTTCACAGTCTACCCTTAACCTACCAAATGTTCTGGCTGACTGCTGATAGTTTAATCTATATTGCTCTATTATTGACTGCAATGAGATTACTCATCTATTTAACAACTCTGTTGAATCAGAATATAATTTCATAAAGCACATAACTCTAGTTTAAGAACAAGTTTAATGCTAATTTAAGAACAGAATTTTCATCTGCCAAATGATTTCTCTTCCTTGaaagtttcttttctgtgaaaacacatGACTAGTCTGCTCATCTCACCTGCCCAGTCGCTCATTGAGCATGTAAAAAGTTCTGTAGGGACATAAGGGTGATCTTTACATCCTTATGGAGACACATGAGGGGCTGACAACAAAGGACATGGTGAATCAGATGTCAGAGCAGGGTTAGGAACTTCAGAATTGCAGCTTTGTTTGAGTCTTGGTAGTTCTGTTGTTTGACAGAGGTATTCTTTGCATTATCTCATCTCTCTGGATGAGGTGCCTATGAAATAGGATGACAGCAAGAAAGACTAAAGGGAATTTTTTCTAGAGTCTCACTCTGGTAAAGATCACTTCTGGAGGAGCATTTTAGAGGTGGGtttggaaagcaaagcagagcaaagacAGTTCTAGCATCAGACAGCCAGTCTCTCCTCTGACTGTTGAGGCAGACATTGCAATGATCTTGCTTATAATCAAGACTGTCTGAAGACAAACTGTCCCCAGCAGAACAGTCTCTTAGAGGCCTGTGAAAAAATTG
The window above is part of the Corvus moneduloides isolate bCorMon1 chromosome 3, bCorMon1.pri, whole genome shotgun sequence genome. Proteins encoded here:
- the MYCT1 gene encoding myc target protein 1; this translates as MWCSKIRQALTNSSPQAGNVIHPFPFRQTTQFCGSTKALLLVQNFKPSENYCSSVDIPFCICYLDVMDKNSTFPPITWPPKFWEQITIAFTVSMVIGLVIGGIIWAFFTCLSRRRASAHISQGSPSAFSRRSRPSSHGHTAGRTGFYRNSSCERRSNLSLASLTFQRQASLEQANSFPRKSSFRASTFHPFLQCPPLPVETNSQLITLTPTNTTTTLVGSTTNSLSRPEFHWSNNNLRICHSTQTPPPAYETIIKAFPES